A DNA window from Arcobacter sp. CECT 8986 contains the following coding sequences:
- a CDS encoding sensor histidine kinase — MLSKKEKYILNVIKYFPIVIILITALTTSYLFLNEHEKHYQKELQQVKDNFIQSQEMKIKNEVDKIYEYIDFHKKNNESSIKKYVKEQVDEAYSILKGLYSKYKDTKTKDEIIQMYKASLRNMRFLNNRGYFYVYDMNGNNIFHAIMPTLEGHSLYYHKDITGKEIIQSMINGLKKKPEIYDEWYWHEPNSNQVKRKIGYHKLFKPFNIFVGSGEYVEDFENELKERIINYISSIKYLDNRFISIIDYKGNIITTKDKKLIGKNIFKLDDKNKDIYEKIFFIARAGENYINFKDSTVFNNTKFKDVITFVKGYKDWHWSIISSFYTDSLKDEINSRIVLLKQDDHKVLINFALIVGILCFIMIILSFYITKFLEKSFFTYQKKILKEIEINREKDNMMAQQSKMAAMGEMIANIAHQWRQPLSVISTAVTGLKFEKELGILEDKNFIRGMDSIHESVIHLSKTIDDFRNFFKPNKNKTIFNLKDVVDKTLKLLNSQFNINEIYFVKNIEDVKIHGLENELIQVLINILNNSRDELKKKPEDRFIFIDIKKIDNNKKVKFYIKDTAGGISQNIIKSIFEPYFTTKGEEGTGIGLHMSKQIIETSFKGTIEVRNASFKYNDKDFRGAEFIMTFDISN, encoded by the coding sequence ATGTTATCAAAAAAAGAGAAATACATATTAAATGTTATAAAATATTTTCCAATAGTAATTATTCTTATAACAGCACTTACTACATCTTACCTATTTTTAAATGAACATGAAAAACACTACCAAAAAGAATTACAACAAGTAAAAGATAACTTTATACAATCCCAAGAGATGAAAATCAAAAATGAAGTAGATAAAATTTATGAATATATAGATTTTCATAAAAAGAATAATGAATCCTCAATTAAAAAATATGTTAAAGAGCAAGTAGATGAAGCATATAGTATCTTAAAAGGTTTATACTCTAAATATAAAGATACAAAAACAAAAGATGAAATAATTCAAATGTATAAAGCTTCACTAAGAAATATGAGGTTTTTAAATAATAGAGGTTATTTTTATGTTTATGATATGAATGGTAATAATATTTTTCATGCAATAATGCCTACTTTAGAAGGTCACTCTTTATACTATCATAAAGATATAACAGGAAAAGAGATTATCCAAAGTATGATAAATGGTTTGAAAAAAAAGCCTGAAATATATGATGAATGGTATTGGCATGAACCAAATAGCAATCAAGTAAAAAGAAAAATTGGTTACCATAAATTATTTAAACCTTTCAATATTTTTGTTGGTTCAGGTGAATATGTAGAAGATTTTGAAAATGAATTAAAAGAAAGAATTATTAATTATATCTCTAGTATTAAGTATTTAGACAATAGATTTATCTCTATTATTGATTATAAGGGAAATATTATTACTACTAAAGATAAGAAATTAATAGGAAAAAATATCTTTAAACTTGATGATAAAAATAAAGATATATATGAAAAAATATTTTTTATTGCAAGAGCAGGGGAAAATTATATAAATTTTAAAGATTCTACTGTATTTAATAATACAAAATTTAAAGATGTTATAACTTTTGTAAAAGGTTATAAAGATTGGCATTGGTCTATTATATCTTCTTTTTATACAGATTCTTTAAAAGATGAGATAAATTCAAGAATTGTTTTATTAAAACAAGATGACCATAAAGTCTTGATTAATTTTGCTTTAATTGTAGGTATTTTGTGTTTTATAATGATAATTTTATCTTTTTATATAACAAAATTTTTAGAAAAAAGTTTTTTTACTTATCAAAAGAAAATATTAAAAGAAATAGAGATAAACAGAGAAAAAGATAATATGATGGCACAACAGTCAAAAATGGCTGCTATGGGTGAAATGATTGCAAATATTGCACATCAGTGGCGACAACCTTTATCTGTTATATCAACAGCTGTAACAGGACTAAAATTTGAAAAAGAGTTAGGAATACTAGAAGATAAAAACTTTATAAGAGGAATGGATAGTATTCATGAGTCAGTTATACATTTATCTAAAACAATTGATGATTTTAGAAACTTTTTCAAACCAAATAAAAATAAAACTATTTTTAATTTAAAAGATGTTGTTGATAAGACATTAAAACTTTTAAATTCTCAGTTTAATATAAATGAAATCTATTTTGTTAAAAATATTGAAGATGTAAAAATTCATGGTTTAGAAAATGAATTGATTCAAGTTTTAATAAATATTTTAAATAACTCAAGGGATGAATTAAAGAAAAAACCTGAAGATAGATTTATTTTTATTGATATTAAAAAAATAGACAATAACAAAAAAGTAAAATTTTATATAAAAGATACAGCAGGTGGAATATCTCAAAATATTATTAAAAGTATATTTGAACCATATTTTACTACAAAAGGTGAAGAGGGTACAGGAATAGGACTTCATATGTCAAAACAAATTATAGAGACAAGTTTCAAAGGAACAATAGAAGTTAGAAATGCCTCTTTTAAATATAATGATAAAGATTTTAGAGGTGCTGAGTTTATAATGACATTTGATATATCAAACTAA
- a CDS encoding GP88 family protein, translating into MEYNYDTTNLLSKKINDNTITATLYLAAQKNIMHAPMYGIEYDNKKINLSKVNLCKKSTNGCVAACIYHNGLFQNSHFSKNKIKQARIKRTFKFLLQKNEFFEKLIKEIKSLKRKAKKENLRLLIQLNKTSDILWEKEEFEYKEESYKNIMEFFPDVEFFDYTKYDILKNRKKLPQNYTLIYSRAGMNKGKLIDSWEDLKAYLNKNISIALVCSYDIKNELLNNETYDDYNIYDAADYESGKISIKNSTEGSILLHEAKKGTNINKNSAFVIQTQEDISNYLV; encoded by the coding sequence TTGGAATATAACTACGATACAACTAATCTATTATCAAAAAAAATAAATGACAATACAATCACAGCAACTCTATATCTTGCTGCACAAAAAAATATTATGCATGCGCCTATGTACGGTATTGAGTATGACAATAAAAAAATAAATTTAAGTAAAGTTAATTTATGTAAAAAATCAACTAATGGGTGTGTAGCAGCATGTATTTATCATAATGGATTATTTCAAAATTCGCACTTTAGTAAAAATAAAATAAAACAAGCCAGAATAAAAAGAACATTTAAATTTTTACTTCAAAAAAATGAGTTTTTTGAAAAACTTATAAAAGAGATAAAATCTTTAAAAAGAAAAGCAAAAAAAGAGAATCTAAGACTACTAATTCAATTAAATAAAACATCAGATATTTTATGGGAAAAAGAAGAGTTTGAATACAAAGAAGAGAGTTATAAAAATATAATGGAATTTTTTCCAGATGTTGAATTCTTTGATTATACAAAATATGATATTTTAAAAAATAGAAAAAAATTACCACAAAATTATACTTTGATTTACTCAAGAGCAGGTATGAATAAAGGTAAATTAATTGATTCATGGGAAGATTTAAAAGCATATTTAAATAAAAATATCAGTATTGCACTTGTATGCTCATATGACATAAAAAATGAACTTCTAAACAATGAAACTTATGATGATTATAATATCTATGATGCAGCAGATTATGAATCAGGGAAAATCTCAATTAAAAATAGTACTGAAGGCTCAATCTTACTACATGAAGCCAAAAAAGGTACAAATATTAATAAAAATAGTGCTTTTGTTATTCAAACACAAGAAGATATATCAAATTATTTAGTTTGA
- a CDS encoding PAS domain S-box protein — protein sequence MNKIEQDELYKYLNITKGLYLILDKNGNILFANEKVCNTVEVSFERIKKMNWIETFIPNDLKSYISNILNQIASKDMKLSEYVENEIVTIKGERKFISWKNSYIEEDGVVTKIICSGEDKTKSKEIEQYLEEKEERLKAIFDFSPLGIFITDKIGNMLEANLAFLNMLGYTKEEILGRTYVDITHDENIDLNEEQFNKLVDNEIGMYKLTKKYTRKDNELIWVNATVSTIKDQYNEVLYVLAIIEDITEMKNREEHIIAQRRYLHTIIDQNPNVIVVKDYEGKFILANQAIAKLYDTTVENMIGKKDEDFLLDKEAIAKKIEFNKNLMDTNETKIIYEDIEDKVSGKLRNFQSIKKPITDVSGEKQILIISNDITDIKETQKKLKENEEMLHHQSKMAAMGEMLENIAHQWRQPLSVITTSASSVRIHKELGTLTDDFLDEVLDAIVKSGTHLSQTIDDFRDFFKPNRKKVDFDITQCYQKAIFLVSSKLKNREIEIVENIENVSIYGFDNELIQVIMNLINNATDAIDDNKNLANKYIFINIYKDESNNAIFKILDNAGGIREDIKDKIFEPYFTTKHKSLGTGIGLYMSEEILVKHMNGEIKVKNKEFEYEGSSYRGAEFTLVIPIQENEG from the coding sequence ATGAATAAAATTGAGCAAGATGAACTCTATAAATATCTAAATATTACAAAAGGGCTTTATCTTATTTTAGACAAAAATGGAAATATTTTATTTGCAAATGAAAAGGTATGTAATACAGTAGAAGTATCCTTTGAAAGAATAAAAAAAATGAATTGGATAGAGACATTTATTCCAAATGATTTGAAAAGCTACATAAGTAATATATTAAACCAAATTGCTAGTAAAGATATGAAACTATCAGAATATGTTGAGAATGAAATTGTAACTATAAAAGGTGAAAGAAAGTTTATTTCATGGAAAAACTCTTATATTGAAGAAGATGGAGTTGTTACAAAAATTATCTGTTCAGGTGAAGATAAAACAAAAAGTAAAGAGATAGAACAATACTTAGAAGAGAAAGAAGAGAGATTAAAAGCAATTTTTGATTTTTCACCTTTAGGTATTTTTATAACAGATAAAATAGGGAATATGCTAGAAGCAAATCTAGCTTTTTTAAATATGTTAGGTTATACAAAAGAGGAAATTTTAGGTAGAACTTATGTTGATATAACTCATGATGAAAATATTGATTTAAATGAAGAGCAATTTAATAAATTGGTTGATAATGAAATAGGTATGTATAAACTTACAAAAAAATATACTAGAAAAGATAATGAGTTAATTTGGGTAAATGCAACAGTATCTACGATAAAAGACCAATACAATGAAGTTTTATATGTTTTAGCCATTATTGAAGATATTACAGAGATGAAAAATAGAGAAGAACATATAATTGCTCAAAGAAGATATCTTCATACAATAATAGACCAAAATCCAAATGTAATTGTAGTAAAAGATTATGAAGGAAAATTTATTCTAGCAAATCAAGCAATTGCAAAACTTTATGATACAACAGTTGAAAATATGATAGGTAAAAAAGATGAAGATTTTCTTTTGGATAAAGAAGCTATCGCAAAAAAAATAGAGTTTAATAAAAATCTAATGGATACAAATGAAACAAAAATAATCTATGAAGATATAGAAGATAAAGTAAGTGGAAAATTAAGAAATTTCCAATCAATTAAAAAGCCAATAACTGATGTTTCAGGTGAAAAACAGATTTTAATAATCTCAAATGATATTACAGATATAAAAGAGACTCAAAAGAAACTAAAAGAGAATGAAGAGATGTTGCACCACCAATCAAAAATGGCAGCAATGGGTGAGATGCTTGAGAATATTGCCCATCAATGGAGACAACCATTATCAGTTATTACAACAAGTGCAAGTAGTGTAAGAATTCACAAAGAGTTAGGAACATTAACTGATGATTTTTTAGATGAAGTTTTAGATGCAATTGTAAAATCTGGTACACACTTATCTCAAACTATTGATGATTTTAGAGATTTTTTCAAACCAAATAGAAAAAAAGTAGATTTTGATATAACCCAATGTTACCAAAAAGCAATCTTTTTAGTAAGCTCAAAACTAAAAAATAGAGAGATTGAAATAGTAGAAAATATTGAAAATGTATCTATTTATGGTTTTGATAATGAACTTATTCAAGTTATTATGAACTTAATAAATAATGCAACAGATGCAATTGATGATAATAAAAATTTAGCTAATAAATATATATTTATTAATATTTATAAAGATGAATCAAATAATGCAATATTTAAAATATTAGATAATGCAGGTGGAATAAGAGAAGATATAAAAGATAAAATCTTTGAACCATATTTCACAACTAAACATAAGAGTTTAGGAACAGGAATAGGACTTTATATGTCTGAAGAGATTTTAGTAAAACATATGAATGGTGAAATAAAAGTAAAAAATAAAGAGTTTGAATATGAAGGTTCTTCTTATAGAGGTGCTGAATTTACTTTAGTAATACCAATACAAGAAAATGAAGGATAG